From the Palaemon carinicauda isolate YSFRI2023 chromosome 4, ASM3689809v2, whole genome shotgun sequence genome, the window aatttggacagtggggatcaaatctttgggcaccacagaatcaggggaggcctttgggaacaaaagggacctcatttcttcagtggccaggtacggtccggtggcattcttctggaagccacgcaccctcttgcgtagcttatcccgagaagtgtccctgacctccgctgagggagggttatggaaggcatcgactaggcgagcctggcagaccgtacagttcagtgggtcccagaatttcaaatcccctttcttgttagcacaaggggcgtgagtcctacaagccgtatgcccgtagaagtgcgggcgtttcacagcgcagaagtcgaagtcacacttcatctgctcctcctgtggaagaaagagaaaatgagtatggggggagtcataagaatggctcttaaactaagttaatattaatcattaattttaatttgataaagggtgtgatgcacagaggattgagataggaaagaaacatactccgtgcatcccgcccggctggttaccgtaagcttcatccttggacaatccgaggtgaccgaaggcacaggatagaattccagtagaagtccatagggcagatggaattccatgggaattgtcaaggataaggttgggactgagtcctacaagccgtatgcccgtagaagtgcgggcgtttcacagcgcagaagtcgaagtcacacttcatctgctcctcctgtggaagaaagagaaaatgagtatggggggagtcataagaatggctcttaaactaagttaatattaatcattaattttaacttgataaagggtgtgatgcacagaggattgagataggaaagaaacatactccgtgcatcccgcccggctggttaccgtaagcttcatccttggacaatccgaggtgaccgaaggcacaggatagaattccagtagaagtccatagggcagatggaattccatgggaattgtcaaggataaggttgggactgaggccactcagtcccaaattagttggctaaaggatcccaaagggtaacggcttccggcaaccagccgcgctaagatacacgcagcatgctggaaatctgtaaaatgcaagaagacagcatgattaccagtagaacagtactaaaatactgatccatttacgtaaacaagccatctggttgcagtgtagggctatcagtattagatgatagctagtagaagggggtgcaagtcgtcttgacgcctccggaaggttccggcagaccgccggcacgccggaggccgctccagcagagtttctggcattaggacagacaatataaaagtcaagagtaataccagggtggcggccgctggcacagcggcggcacgccggcagagggagcggcgtctccggcagccggaggttgccggattggtgacaggaacaaggatggttatagcagaaccggactaccggcagtggatgccggcactccgggggccggccggcgggcggacgaccaagctaagaggaagggggagagccatcggctggaagccggcggcaggcggcagtcccccggcacacggaggactggcggccaaggGGATATGgagtgagtcaccaaggtaggaggtggaggcggcaagggaccggcacccggatagtgaaagagacagagggagggatgtagggggtccggccatggactcccagacatctcccctgagtgggtgtacccatgatagaggctgactctatcacccagaagcaggggcctcagagaaccgggagctagggtagcccaagggagggctaggggacacccaaagggggggggggggtgagacccctgcatacagatcacatccagtggctaaccccataggacactatgaagggtatatgtaccagagcggactgtacacagaagctcaaggtagccctatcactccaccctaaggaggagttgtaggacaggggacagatgggtatagactaacctaagtataggctaggccatacaagagataggtggggaggggagaagagaagggtcttccatggaaggggtctgtaccagagcggccactaaggaagggaggacactccctaacctaaggtaaggcagcctgactgaaaacggtgcatgggtacagtttctgCAAGGgacagaattaacccctccaaaacctaacctagagcagggatgtacgtcctgaactaggaaggattgaagacatatcgctatcgcaggaaagtcgtagacttagtcctagcaatagaggaagggctagccgttcctcactctcaggcgcaaccctaaggggggttcattcccttagggaggacagagaggcgataaaatactctgatatgagcttgatccccttacgtggtagggggagcaaggctacacagagggaatgcccaagggcagggggatgaaggaagcatataggggtcctacatgtaggttaggttaggaaggcacactaactaacctatcccctatatggtccctgaaggcgaaaatacttgcatcacagtcaatagtattgtaaaataatgccactatcttcataagtaagcctaggatcactgataaaaatcatgcatgaacactgatataggcgctctggcctgggggctatagcagccaactggtatggggtcaatcgatgactggtaaaaaagcgtcaaaatacgatataaaagttcctagctatgaagactaaataaactaatattatcgattagtaaataaggccggaagcgttgttgcggctaactaaataaggcatgcagaacaacaacgacgccataaaatggcgggtccggttgaggcacagctctgccacaaaacatcaaatatctcgaaaagtaatatttactttacggtcagagctaaactaaacaatactggaaccttgtactcaactttccagaagaaggcgaggccgaaggtagcgacatgataaagatgcaagacgataaagtgagcacagggaaaatccgtctaagtaaggcgagctactgtacaaaggatgaagacggacgtgacgtcatttagcaatggcgcccgtttgtttacgtctcgagtaccaaaagtagccacggacgagattagctgtggaacggctcccagctattctacgcctttacacaccgaaggttaactctgttcggggtgtagatagctatgtggcgcgttaatacatgcgtcccctgttgatatacgatgtcttaaaagggaaacctttaggatactcgctccagaagttagaattctgtgataacctgtggttaaattctctgggaatatcttagtagttatttacccaaggaagctaccaaaaaggaaccttccatcaggacgccatggcttgagcccaaaaatatggatATCACTCTCTGGTTACcgcttattttgtctttgcttacacatacaccgaatagtttagcctattcttttcacattctcctcttcaTACacctagaggattgtctattcatatctgttgtacatgttataattattatatgatcctatttcattcatgtgcattataggatcctatttcatttatgtgtattgtgtcgtctatacattatgtgcattataggatcctatttcatttatgtgtattgcgtcatctatacattggcgctcatttgtgagaatgtaagcaaacagtgtttcagtttggcagctcatttactcgctgcgtatatggtacagtattattgtctatagactttagctaaactttattatctattatatgctagcagcaaatggttcattagctagctgtgtatactgtgaatttactaactgacccatatatgctattaggtgtcagtgtaatttcatattgaatttattttgactgccgatgcaaatgccattttatttctcatcatgctatctttcattgcagatattatcattgtcatgtgatgccttccaagtgataataaacatttcatgaacaaaaagtgaatcttatttatgataatatcagtgatcttgctacattacaatgcctgctgtacaatgccccatcgacaattgcaattatgtgacccccgacctgtctgacgccattgttgctgccctactgaccgcccattgcataaaccacacagctgctgctcgaccaggtgctgcagtgcaacatgcacaagtggaaaaggttaagaggcctaccatcactgccgcaggaaccactgaggaatggtcatattttttaataaggtgggatgaatatgtaaatgccacagccattaacgggcaagaagctgttgttcagctgctagagtgttgtgaagatcaattgcgtaaagatgtgactagagctgctggaggcagcctcctcgcaaaacctattgccgaagtcattgctgccattcgagccctagccgtacgtgaagaaaatgtaatggtggcacgggtcacactccataatatgaggcaagacagagacgaacccatccgagcatttggagccagattaagggggcaagctggtatatgtaaattcctcctagattgcccttcctgcgatagtgaagtgaattataccgagccaattattcaggatatccttatcagaggcattgaagaccaggagatacaacttgacctgttgggtaacacaaatcaaaacatgacactagaagaagtttttagatttgtagaaagaaaagaagccggtaaacgctcagcgtctttattcacggaatccccaagcaccgatgcctcaagttcgtacaaaaaatttaaccgaaccaggattgtgaaacatgacttaaataaacctgcttctgatgtgagttgctcttattgtggtaaaacagggcatggcagaaaggcccctgcaagtctcagaaaatcagaatgccctgcatttgataaaacatgcctttcttgcaataaattacaccattttgcttcagtttgcaggaagaaatcgcctcaggcaagtggaatacaatcacatgctgcaatccaacctgaagataatgctgtgtttaatgaactttgttctgtcaccacatatcataacaactcatccattacacttgatcaccatcagtatgacgctatgtcaaaatcatggattaaaaggccctctgggccccaaccattcattaacctcaaaatatccacttcctcagaagactattcccacttcggcttcaaacttcacgccccaccgaaagcagcagtggctcgagtaatggcagacacaggctgtcagagttgtctggcaggtatccatgctctgaataaacttcacatcaagcattctgatctgattccagttaatatctccatgaaagctgccaacagtaaaggcataaatattctaggagccgttattcttcgctttacaggtaccaacaacaggggtaaattggttgaaaccagacaaatcacctatgtcaccgacaactctgacaagatttatttgagcaaagagggctgcaccgccttaggtataatctcttctaccttcccctgcattggcgaagcgacacaggaaacatcatcgactaatattcagacagaggaatgctcgtgcccccagagacaactccccccaccaccaccccaaaagttaccattcgctgcaacggaggctaatagagagaagttgcagaagttcctcctagagccctacgcatccagcacttttaatacatgtgaacaccaaaagctacccatgatgtcaggacccccgttaaaattaatgattgatccacatgctgaaccagtagcggtacatacccctatacccgttccccttcactggcaggatgaggtaaaacaaggactggaccaggatgtgaacctaggagtcctcgaacgggtgcccataggcgagcctgtcacatggatgagccgtatggtagtttgcgccaagaagaatggtaaaccacgtcgcacagtagatctgcaagccctcaacctccatgccactcgcgaaacacaccacacaccatcccctttccatcaagctcgtgcagtgccagcaggtaaacgtaaaacagtcttagatgcctggaatggataccacagcgtaccgctacggcccgaagaccgtcacctaacaacattcatcacaccatggggccgctacaggtattgcacggccccacaaggatacatagcttctggtgacggctattccagaagatacgacgaactggtcggtcatatcccgaacaaaaccaagtgcatcgatgacacgttgctctgggcagacaacatagaggagagtttcttccagacagtacaatggttagatatttgtggtcataatggtatcattttgaatcctgacaagtttgttttttcagctaacactgtccagtttgcggggtttgaaatcacaccagattgcgtccggccatgtgagaaatatttgtctgcaatacgcgatttccccacaccaaaaaacataaccgacgtgcgctcctggtttggcctcatcaatcaagtctcttatgccttctctatgaccaaacgcatgaccccgtttcgtaactttttgcgccctggcaaccctttctgttgggacagacacatggacaccctttttgaggaatctaaagatcacataatcgacgaaatcaagaggggcgttcagatctacgataaagaaaaaccaacatgccttgctaccgactggtccaaatcaggcattgggttctggctcacccaaaaatactgcctgtgcacaccaacccggccattttgctgcaaatcgggctggaaaaccaccttaattgggagtagattcacacacccagcagagtctcgttatgcacccattgaaggagaggccttggctgtagtggaagcccttaacaaaaccagattcttcgtccttggatgccctagcttgttcatcgcagtggaccacaagcccctacttaaaatctttggtgatcgatcttttgaagacatctccaacgctcgccttcgaaacttgaaagaaaagacactacgataccgcttcaaaatggtccatgttcctggcacaaaacacaaagcagccgacacgctctcacgacatcccacaggcaatggtcctccaatgaaactacgtttgcaggacgacatcgcatccatgcactcctgcagtgatgaaataaaggatgatatcgactctgccctgcagtgtgcacacgttacatccctgcaaaccctcggctcagtgacgtgggacaaagttcaaactgcaactaacagctgcccggactttcaacatctgatctcactgattgaaaatggcatccccgaggctaagaatgacgtaccaccgcatctccacgaataccataagttccgccacgaattgtatactgtagatggtgtagtcatctacaaagacagaattgtgatcccccccacccttcgtaaacaagtactccaagcccttcatgcggctcaccagggaatcacctcgatgacagcacgagcagattcgtctgtattttggcccggcatctctaaagatctccaagacacacgtatgaactgttatcactgtaaccgcattgcaccttcccaacccgcccttcccccacatccacaaaaccctcctgcctatccatttcagcatatttgtgccgattttttccactacaaaggacaacagtacctcgttgtagtggacaggtattcaaattggcctgtcatcgaacgcgcagcagatggtgccactgggcttatcaacagtctacggaggatattcgcaacatatggaatcgctgatgagctttcttctgatggtggcccagagttctctgcaaaaatcactcaagatttccttcaggcttggggggtcgaccatcgtctttcctcaacctattttccccattctaattgtagggcagaggttggcgttaaaatagcgaaaagactcctcaccgacaacactgggcccacaggagacctgaacatcgacgcctttcagcgcgctgtccttcaataccggaatacccctgacaaagaaaccaaagtttctccagctatgtgtatcttcggaaggcccattaaggatttcatccccatcttgccaggaaaatacaacccccatcccacttggagaagcaccctcgcacaacgcgaggaagcactccggaatcgccatatgagaatggccgagtactggaccgagcacactaagcggcccccgccattgagagttggcgacaacgtccgcatccaaaatcagacaggcccgaacccattaaaatgggacaaaacaggcgttgtgtccgaagtgcgtcaattcgatcagtacattgtcagggtcgatggctctggaagggctactcttcgcaacagacaatttctgaggaaatacatccctgctattccaagacgaccacgattaaccattggatacccaattccccagcacgagaaatcacgtcaacgcccatcatcgccaccagaacctgatacagaaccgcactctactgatcgactggaagtgccataccctgcgcctacatctcccacagatgccacaccacccccatcaccacgtcctcaatctcccataacacctgttcaccacccacaggcacctgacgcagcactacatgatgcacaccctgatgcctctcctgataatttctttcaagctcccccaagtgcccttccggatcgtcctcagaggctgcgcaagaagcctgcctacttgactgactatgattgtaatacgtattgattcgtttttgcagaccaatacttttccaccctttatttatcttaatgatattatatttttcattcagctatgctccatagccacatagctaatatgcttttataaagtagttttcatatattgctctaacatgttcagttttgtttttgagttttcttattagtaccccaaaaaaacttgggaggaggtagaggattgtctattcatatctgttgtacatgttataattattatatgatcctatttcattcatgtgcattataggatcctatttcatttatgtgtattgtgtcgtctatacattatgtgcattataggatcctatttcatttatgtgtattgcgtcatctatacattggcgctcatttgtgagaatgtaagcaaacagtgtttcagtttggcagctcatttactcgctgcgtatatggtacagtattattgtctatagactttagctaaactttattatctattatatgctagcagcaaatggttcattagctagctgtgtatactgtgaatttactaactgacccatatatgctattaggtgtcagtgtaatttcatattgaatttattttgactgccgatgcaaatgccattttatttctcatcatgctatctttcattgcagatattatcattgtcatgtgatgccttccaagtgataataaacatttcatgaacaaaaagtgaatcttatttaacacctgacaacacaaaattaccaaacaattcttattttgccaaaggggttaattactataatgtaattgatcagtgactactttcctctaggtaagggtagaagagactttaattgcagtaagcagctcttctaggagaaggacactccaaaatcaaaccattgttctctagtcttgggtagtgctatagcctttgtaccacggcctttcactatcttggattagagttctcttgcttgaggccacATTTGGacacgttgttctatcttatttctcttcttttgttttgaagttttgatagtttatataaaaaagatctaatttaatgttgttactgttcttaaaatatttaattttgattgtttattatttctcttataatttatccatttccttgtttcctttcctcattggactatttttcactgtcggggccttgggcttatagcatattgtttttccaagtagggttatagcttactactactactactactactactactactactactactaataataataataataatggccataaATGAAGcagattttattcattttcaatggGAGGAAGAAATTAATTGCAGATGCTATGAAAACCTTGACCATGATAATTTAAAGTAACAGCCTATTTCGAATTAACGATTAGCAGAGTTTAAGCACAAAAGCAAGTAGGCCTATTTCGAACTAACAATGGTTTAACTATTTAAGCGCAGAAATCCATAGGCCTATTTTTCATTAACGATATTTTAAAACTGTTCAAGCGCTGAAGAAAGTAGGCCTATTTTACATAACACATGTTTGTTGTAAGGATGGATTGGATTATGAATCTGACTTCCTTCTATTGCTGGTGTCAAGTAGGTCATTGAACATCGACATGTGACTGTGaggtaaaagaggttggacagcaaaatggaaggaagaaaggaagtgagAATGAAGGTAAGCAGAAAACTAAAAGATTTATGGTACCGTAAATGATATTCGCAAAGCAGATCAAGACATACAAAACACTATGGAAATTAGCTTACTATGCAATCTATAAGAGTTGTGGCTTTTAAGATAAGTCATAGTTAATTACTTGTTACAAATAATTCTATATTTCAAATCTGTGGTTATACTTCCCCTACAAATCATTATGGAATGGCCTCCCAGGTTCCATAATTATGTGGCCCAATTCCACTAATTGCATCAACTCGTGGAAATTATCTGATTAGCatatgttttaaagattttaaagtgcATTTTACGTCACTGAATATTCTGCTGATATGTTATCAATGTGAAATACCATtgttgttgatttttattttagatatattctaatttctttttataGATGAAATTCTCCACCCCTCTTTTATAGTCCCCTGTAAAAGATATGTCTGTGATAAGGCGACTAAGTtagtaaaaatattttgagaatattttgTAAAACCAGCATTCAAATCAAGTCATATTCATTCGATATGATGTTTGGTAAGAAAATTCGAGGAACCATCTCACAAATTCTGAGTGGAATGCTGGCACGTGAGAACTACGAAATATTCTGAACCAGTTTACCACCGTTAATTGATTTTTTCTGTTTACTTGGAGAGAACCGCGAAAGGAGTTGAAAACGCCGAAAACGGGTTTGGTTATCTATATTCCAATAAACTACTGTACCTAATGTACGTCTAGAATAAATAATCGTTTAGCAAACGATATATCAACTTCAAACTCCTACGTGAATACTATTTCAAGCTGTTGCATTTGTAATTTCAGTGTCCTTGCTCTGCAGTAACATTTGTGTTAGAAAAGAAGATCACAGAGTTTCTTATTTACGTAGTTTCCTCGCTTGTGACGTTAGGCTGTCTTTGCTCTTATTTCAACTGCCTCAATGACGTGTTTTATCGTGTATGGAGTACTATGGACTGTTGCCTTGGTGTTCAGTATTAGCAGCTTGTTTGGTGTACGTATAATATGCAAACGTGACAGTGATATTAGCGGTTAAAAGATAAGTGTCCCTTCTCTATGGGTACCCTTCCATTCTTGAGCCTGGCGGGAACTTCGCTCTATATCCCTTACCAATGTCTGGCGAACTGCACCTAAAGGTAAGTGTATGTAGATTAATTTTGTTTTGTCGCatgatttattttgtatatttcttattGCGAGAGATTGTTATAGTCAGTGAATCTATGCCGTGTGTTATTTACTTTAGAAGGGTAACGTTTAGTTTTTCTTAGGCCTAGGTCCATTAGGATTACACAAAATTTATGCAATCTCATATGAGCTCCATTTTACGGACGTTACATCAATGTCTACATTGGTAATGATATGTGTACATTATTAATTACAAAAATGTGCATCGTGCATTTCCGGGTTAGGCAAGTCTTTTCATAAGACAAATCTAGACGTAATTCCATCAAAACTCATTTTACTGATATAGGCTGGTTTAGGCTGTCGCATAAGTACAGTTTAAGGTAAGTTTGATCTTTTTGATGATAAATTGGACATACTGTTAATATATCGTTGACAAATTTAAGGTTGTATATATATGCACCATTGTTGTTTATGTGCATTGCTACAAAGGGAAATTTTTAGTCAAAGTTGCCTCCACTCTTGAATTTTAAAGTAAAGCTTCCTAAGGTTTAGTTTTTCTGAACAATTCCCAACCCCAGTGTTATTATGAAATGTGCAGTTTTAACGTAAGGGAATCCACGTCCAAAGTCAACAATGATGGATGTATATTGGTTGAGGGAACATAAAAGAGCGAAATATAGGGCTGCAtactaacctaaccaaacccaGTGAGGTAGGGTTTCTTATAGTTCGAGGCGGGACAGTGTTGTTGGGTATCCGTCACCTCTGGTTGTGTAAACTCCTAAATTACCACTTGATCTCCGATAATAATGGAAGTCAGGTTAATTCGAAGCTCACAAAGTATAAGCAAACTTCTTGGTTGCTGAATGATCATGTATTATCTTAATTGTTattcgttattttttatttttgctggttTTACCTAATTTCTTGTTTGGTCTACGGATTAACCACGTGTTTTATGTGTATCTTTATAGTTATTccagttatatttattttttactggTTTTGCCTAACTTTTTGCTAACTTAATAACCATGTGATCATTATTCCAGTAATATTCAGTTTTTTTACTGAGTTTGACCAACTTTTTTTTGTGGATAACCACATGT encodes:
- the LOC137640132 gene encoding uncharacterized protein yields the protein MPAVQCPIDNCNYVTPDLSDAIVAALLTAHCINHTAAARPGAAVQHAQVEKVKRPTITAAGTTEEWSYFLIRWDEYVNATAINGQEAVVQLLECCEDQLRKDVTRAAGGSLLAKPIAEVIAAIRALAVREENVMVARVTLHNMRQDRDEPIRAFGARLRGQAGICKFLLDCPSCDSEVNYTEPIIQDILIRGIEDQEIQLDLLGNTNQNMTLEEVFRFVERKEAGKRSASLFTESPSTDASSSYKKFNRTRIVKHDLNKPASDVSCSYCGKTGHGRKAPASLRKSECPAFDKTCLSCNKLHHFASVCRKKSPQASGIQSHAAIQPEDNAVFNELCSVTTYHNNSSITLDHHQYDAMSKSWIKRPSGPQPFINLKISTSSEDYSHFGFKLHAPPKAAVARVMADTGCQSCLAGIHALNKLHIKHSDLIPVNISMKAANSKGINILGAVILRFTGTNNRGKLVETRQITYVTDNSDKIYLSKEGCTALGIISSTFPCIGEATQETSSTNIQTEECSCPQRQLPPPPPQKLPFAATEANREKLQKFLLEPYASSTFNTCEHQKLPMMSGPPLKLMIDPHAEPVAVHTPIPVPLHWQDEVKQGLDQDVNLGVLERVPIGEPVTWMSRMVVCAKKNGKPRRTVDLQALNLHATRETHHTPSPFHQARAVPAGKRKTVLDAWNGYHSVPLRPEDRHLTTFITPWGRYRYCTAPQGYIASGDGYSRRYDELVGHIPNKTKCIDDTLLWADNIEESFFQTVQWLDICGHNGIILNPDKFVFSANTVQFAGFEITPDCVRPCEKYLSAIRDFPTPKNITDVRSWFGLINQVSYAFSMTKRMTPFRNFLRPGNPFCWDRHMDTLFEESKDHIIDEIKRGVQIYDKEKPTCLATDWSKSGIGFWLTQKYCLCTPTRPFCCKSGWKTTLIGSRFTHPAESRYAPIEGEALAVVEALNKTRFFVLGCPSLFIAVDHKPLLKIFGDRSFEDISNARLRNLKEKTLRYRFKMVHVPGTKHKAADTLSRHPTGNGPPMKLRLQDDIASMHSCSDEIKDDIDSALQCAHVTSLQTLGSVTWDKVQTATNSCPDFQHLISLIENGIPEAKNDVPPHLHEYHKFRHELYTVDGVVIYKDRIVIPPTLRKQVLQALHAAHQGITSMTARADSSVFWPGISKDLQDTRMNCYHCNRIAPSQPALPPHPQNPPAYPFQHICADFFHYKGQQYLVVVDRYSNWPVIERAADGATGLINSLRRIFATYGIADELSSDGGPEFSAKITQDFLQAWGVDHRLSSTYFPHSNCRAEVGVKIAKRLLTDNTGPTGDLNIDAFQRAVLQYRNTPDKETKVSPAMCIFGRPIKDFIPILPGKYNPHPTWRSTLAQREEALRNRHMRMAEYWTEHTKRPPPLRVGDNVRIQNQTGPNPLKWDKTGVVSEVRQFDQYIVRVDGSGRATLRNRQFLRKYIPAIPRRPRLTIGYPIPQHEKSRQRPSSPPEPDTEPHSTDRLEVPYPAPTSPTDATPPPSPRPQSPITPVHHPQAPDAALHDAHPDASPDNFFQAPPSALPDRPQRLRKKPAYLTDYDCNTY